From one Dama dama isolate Ldn47 chromosome 4, ASM3311817v1, whole genome shotgun sequence genomic stretch:
- the LOC133055147 gene encoding LOW QUALITY PROTEIN: zinc finger protein 501-like (The sequence of the model RefSeq protein was modified relative to this genomic sequence to represent the inferred CDS: substituted 1 base at 1 genomic stop codon): MPLKVFSQDADVSLGCNIPREDAEQEEEEEEMAASQGLPTFQDVTIDFTQEEWECLDLGQRELYRDVMLENYGNLACLGLVVSKPDLVMFLEQMKDPWDVRRMETAQIHTGERPYKCTACGKAFKQSSTLIQHQRIHTGERPYKCTHCGKAFINYSFLTRHERIHTGERPYKCTACGKAFNQISTLTRHQRIHTGERPYKCSACGKAFKQRSDLTEHQRIHTGERPYKCTACGKVFIRYYFLTRHQRIHTGERPYECTACGKAFKQSSTLTQHQRIHTGERPYKCIECGKAFIRYYFLTQHQRIHTGERPYKCTACGMAFKEISTLTQHQRIHTGERPYKCTACGKAFKQSSTLTQHQRIHTGERPYKCTACDKAFKQSSGLTEHQRIHTGERPFKCTECDKAFINFSVLTQHQRIHTGETPYKCTECGKAFINFSLLTQHQRIHTGERPYKCTACGKAFKQSSALNKHQRIHTGERPYKCTACGKAFSQSSSLSRHQRVHTTEKCXKCKECGKGFPHSHHLTHSQRIHTAEKP, from the exons ATGCCTTTGAAGGTATTTTCTCAAGATGCAGATGTGAGTTTGGGATGTAACATCCCCAGAGAAGAcgcagagcaggaggaagaagaggaggaaatggcagcttctcag GGGCTGCCGACATTCCAGGATGTGACCATAGATTTCACGcaagaggagtgggaatgcctggacctCGGTCAGCGGGAACTGTACAGGGACGTAATGTTAGAGAACTACGGGAATCTGGCCTGCTTGG GTCTTGTGGTCTCTAAGCCGGACCTGGTCATGTTTCTGGAGCAAATGAAGGATCCCTGGGATGTAAGGAGAATGGAGACAGCC CaaatccatactggggagagaccttataaatgtacagcatgtggcaAGGCTTTTAAGCAGAGTTCAACGTTAATTCAGCATCagcgaatccatactggggagagaccttataaatgtacacactgtggcaaagcctttatcaATTATTCATTTCTTACTCGACATGAacgaatccatactggggagagaccttataagTGTACAGCATGTGGCAAGGCTTTTAATCAGATTTCAACTTTAACTCGACATCAGagaatccatactggggagagaccttataaatgttcAGCATGTGGCAAGGCATTTAAGCAGCGTTCAGATTTAACTGAACATCagcgaatccatactggggagagaccttataaatgtacagcatgtggcaAAGTCTTTATCCGTTATTACTTTCTTACTCGACATCAGCGAATCCacactggggagagaccttatgAATGTACAGCATGTGGCAAGGCTTTTAAGCAGAGTTCAACTTTAACTCAACATCAGCGAATCCATACCGGGGAAAGACCTTATAAATGTATAGAATGTGGCAAAGCTTTTATCCGTTATTATTTTCTTACTCAACATCagcgaatccatactggggagagaccttataaatgtacagcgTGTGGCATGGCTTTTAAGGAGATTTCAACTTTAACTCAACATCagcgaatccatactggggagagaccttataaatgtacagcatgtggcaAGGCTTTTAAGCAGAGTTCAACTTTAACTCAACATCagcgaatccatactggggagagaccttataaatgtacagcatgTGACAAGGCTTTTAAGCAAAGTTCAGGTTTAACTGAACATCagcgaatccatactggggagagaccttttaaatgtacagaatgtgacAAAGCCTTTATCAATTTTTCAGTTCTTACTCAGCATCagcgaatccatactggggagacaccttataaatgtacagaatgtggcaaagcctttatcaATTTTTCACTTCTAACTCAACATCagcgaatccatactggggagagaccttataaatgtacagcgTGTGGCAAGGCTTTTAAGCAGAGTTCAGCTTTAAATAAACATCagcgaatccatactggggagagaccttataaatgtacagcatgtggcaaagcctttTCCCAGAGTTCAAGTCTTTCTcgacatcagagagttcatactacagagaaatgttagaaatgtaaggaatgtggcaaAGGATTTCCTCACAGTCATCACCTCACTCACagtcagagaattcatactgcaGAGAAACCCTAG